The proteins below are encoded in one region of Effusibacillus dendaii:
- a CDS encoding MFS transporter, translated as MNKSRVLFASLVGSVIEWYDFYLYGTATGLVFSKLFFPNQDPAISLLLAFVTFGAGYAARPIGSALFGHMGDRIGRKAALIFTLVGMGGSSMLIGLLPTYAQVGLLAPILLVILRLIQGIALGGEWGGAILLATESAPKGVRGLYGSIPQLGVPIGLVTGSLSFTLASSLTTNNQFITWGWRIPFLLSGVLIALAIWVRSGVEETPAFQKQKASGDLAKVPFIETFRNDWRNVLRAIGLKIGDGFMNVFTMSFVLVYATVYLGYSRDVALTALTIGCATMLVTIPLFGYLSDFIGRKFIYIGGLILLFLLAVPYFTMIREGAGWLYFMQVVVLGITWGAVFSTQGTLFSELFPAKVRYTGLSVGYQVAAAIVGFGPMMWTPMAKSFGPSPLIFGGFMMAGLALSLVFCFFLPGTRTMVNTHYDESVENVGS; from the coding sequence GAACAAAAGCCGCGTTCTCTTCGCCAGTCTGGTTGGTTCGGTCATCGAATGGTATGATTTCTATTTATATGGAACGGCCACTGGCTTGGTTTTTTCCAAACTGTTTTTTCCCAATCAAGATCCTGCAATTTCACTTCTTCTCGCATTTGTCACCTTCGGAGCAGGTTATGCCGCCCGGCCGATCGGCAGCGCCCTGTTCGGTCACATGGGGGATCGCATAGGGCGAAAGGCGGCGCTCATTTTTACGCTTGTTGGTATGGGAGGCAGTTCGATGCTTATTGGTCTTCTCCCTACTTATGCACAAGTGGGCCTGTTGGCTCCGATTTTATTGGTTATCCTGCGGCTTATCCAGGGCATTGCATTAGGTGGTGAATGGGGTGGAGCCATCCTGTTGGCAACAGAATCTGCACCGAAGGGAGTTCGTGGGCTTTACGGTTCAATTCCCCAGTTAGGAGTTCCTATCGGTCTGGTTACCGGGTCCCTCAGTTTTACGCTCGCTAGTTCTTTAACTACAAATAACCAGTTTATTACCTGGGGATGGCGGATTCCCTTCCTTTTAAGCGGTGTCCTCATTGCTCTGGCGATCTGGGTCCGGAGCGGGGTAGAGGAAACCCCAGCCTTTCAAAAGCAGAAGGCAAGCGGAGATCTTGCGAAGGTGCCCTTTATCGAAACATTTCGCAACGATTGGAGAAATGTGTTGCGTGCAATTGGCCTGAAAATTGGTGACGGGTTCATGAACGTATTTACCATGTCGTTTGTGCTTGTCTATGCCACTGTTTATTTGGGGTACTCCCGCGATGTAGCCTTAACCGCTCTCACCATTGGTTGCGCAACAATGCTTGTTACCATCCCACTTTTTGGTTACCTTTCTGATTTTATCGGCCGGAAATTCATCTATATAGGAGGTTTGATCCTTCTATTCCTTCTCGCGGTCCCTTATTTTACAATGATCAGAGAAGGGGCCGGCTGGCTGTACTTTATGCAGGTGGTCGTGCTCGGTATCACCTGGGGGGCTGTTTTTTCTACACAAGGTACATTATTCTCTGAACTCTTTCCGGCCAAAGTCCGATACACCGGGTTGTCGGTCGGATATCAGGTAGCGGCAGCGATTGTTGGTTTTGGACCTATGATGTGGACCCCAATGGCGAAATCATTTGGCCCATCGCCTTTGATATTCGGTGGATTCATGATGGCGGGGCTTGCACTTTCCCTGGTATTTTGCTTCTTTTTACCAGGTACTAGAACAATGGTAAACACGCATTATGATGAAAGTGTGGAAAACGTGGGGAGCTGA